The Drosophila innubila isolate TH190305 chromosome 2R unlocalized genomic scaffold, UK_Dinn_1.0 1_C_2R, whole genome shotgun sequence DNA window GAAGCAAGTGTGGTATTGAAGCCGCTTCTAGTTTCTAATGTTCATGCAGTTAGTTATGGTTAAACTAATGTCACATTTGACTTTTGTATATTCACAGGCACGGGCGAGTCCGGAAAATCAACGTTCATCAAACAGATGCGCATTATACATGGCAGCGGGTACTCGGATGATGACAAACGAGGCTACATCAAGCTGGTGTTCCAGAACATATTCATGGCCATGCAGTCCATGATCAAAGCCATGGATATGCTCAAAATATCCTATGGTGTTGGCGAACATATTGTAAGAAACGATCGAGATATTATcctaaaatgattttttaaactcatttcAAATTGCAGGAGCTTGCTGATCTGGTGATGAGCATTGACTATGAAACAGTTACAACCTTTGAAGATCCATATTTGAATGCCATAAAAACGCTATGGTCCGATGCTGGCATACAGGAGTGCTATGATCGACGAAGAGAATATCAATTGACAGATTCCGCTAAATAGTGAGTTAATCGTTGACCATGGAATGTCCAAGAAATCTATAATTAACTGCTGTTTGACGAGAgaatacacaacaacaataacatgacAATTATAAAGAAGCAATAATTTGTTATactatattcattttattcttatatgtATCATGTATAGTTATCTGATGGATCTCGATCGTGTAGCTCAACCTGATTATTTACCCACTGAGCAAGACATTTTAAGAGTTCGTGTGCCGACAACGGGGATCATTGAGTATCCCTTCGACCTAGAAGAAATCAGATTTAGGTATCTACAATGAGTCTAGTATATTAATTGCATGTTTATGATATGTTAAGGTTTTGATTGTTATATTGGTTAATTGTCTctctatttgtttatttgttatactTTCTAATCAGTTCAATTTGGGGGTGTTTGAACTAGTCGTATATCATTCatttaacatacatacatgtacataatCGAGTTGGTAAATTATTGCGATATTGTATTGAGACTGACCGTTTTCAGCGGACTGTTTGTAAGATGGACCGATGAGATCTACttttatatcaatattttcCTAATTAGCTATTTAAACGACATAAAGCGCATTGAGCAGACTGATTATTTGCCCACTCAGCAGGACATATTGAGTGCTCGTGTGCCAACAACTGGAATACATCAGTATCACTTTAATTTGTCTCCAAATACATTTAGGtatatctatttaatattcGCACAAATCGAAAACTTTTCAATACACGTTAATAATCCGCTATACTCGTAAGTCGAGCCTATGAACCTATCAACCAATGACGCTAAATTAAACCTACGAGTAGTAACCcaatttgtatgtataaaaacaacaacatcccaTCATTATCTGTTTGCATATCTGTAGTTCTTAGTACTTATTGATTTAAGTTGCTTTTGCTTACATACTTATCTAATTTGGccttgcatttattttgtgcCTTCTTGGCAGTGTTAATAAATCgttctttaataatattttacaaatgttCGTTGTATGCAGAATGGTAGACGTCGGAGGACAGCGTTCGGAGAGAAGAAAGTGGATTCATTGCTTTGAGAATGTCAcctcaataatatttttggtagcGTTATCTGAATACGATCAAATCTTGTTTGAATCCGATAATGAGGTGAgcttgcttttatttattatttgttattcttgttaattaattgaaatatattttagaatcGTATGGAGGAATCAAAAGCTTTATTTAGAACTATAATTACATACCCATGGTTCCAAAATTCATCAGTTATTCTCTTCCTAAACAAGAAAGATTTGTTAGAGGAGAAAATCATGTATTCGCATTTGGTGGACTATTTTCCTGAGTACGATGGTGAGTTTTCGCatgataaatttttagttcTTTTACTAATTGTAACTAGTACTGACACTACTACTGTTACTACTACTATGACTACTACTAATTggaaacttattaaatttatatcgcCAACAGGTCCACAGCGAGATGCAATAGCAGCCCGTGAATTCATACTGCGCATGTTTGTAGACTTAAATCCAGATTCCGAAAAGATTATCTATTCTCATTTCACCTGTGCTACAGGTTAGTACAACGTCGTGCAACTTCCTAGCTTTCTATGGTTATTTGACATATactattcataaaatttagCTGGAAGATTAATGCAAAccataattcttaatttaaatgaactaaacatatttatttctgtttttcaCTTTAGATACTGAAAATATAAGGTTTGTGTTTGCAGCTGTTAAGGACACGATTCTGCAATCCAATCTTAAGGAATACAATTTGGTCTAAACTGGATTTGGATCAGCAAActatttttgtgatttttattatacatatacatatatataaatgtataagtgtatgtatatgcatatatatgtatgtatatatacatatatattaaaaaaatatatatacatacattcataatTCCTTTTTcgcatattaattaatatgaaaacaaacacAAGATAACTAATGATGTTTGCCGAAGATTAAGCATTAGAACCAAACACAAGTTTCTTAAATTGTAACATCAGGAACCGGACAGAAGAATGTAGcgtaaattatgaaaattaataataatacaattgaTTGATGTatacatttgaatttgtttggattatataagaaaattaaataacaaacaaaattcaactaaCTTCTGATACCAAGTACGATTaacgtaataataatatttaaaattcattattatagaacttttgtaataaaatttaaagaaaatgaaaaaaaatcaaaataaaacaaataaatttaatttaattaaaagcttaaaGGATCAACAAATGGAAACAATTTTTGTCGTACTGAAGCATAAATTTTACTGAAACCAACCAACAAAATGtaacttataaacaaatagtAATTTTGCATAAACAATATATGTTAGAAGTTTATCatactaatttaaatattacacacacccgcacccataaacacaacaacaagaaaacagAATCATGTAaactaataacaaaaacaaaacgcagATATAATACCGTATTATATACTGTATTTTCATTAAGATAATAAGTGAATATTGGCAACAATTGTTTAccgaaatatttataaaaaaaaactttaaaaaaatacgaacccatattatgtgtatatacatacatacatacatgcaaacattacatacatacatacgcacatagatacatacatactatgtaatgattaaaaactaaattaatttgtattgcgAAAAAGAATCATTCAGTGTAAATTATAAATCGTACTAATACACAAAATGGGAAGCGATTATGAACGTGATGATTAAGAACTATTTAATGATATAATGAAAgaagtaacaaaaacaaattaattatcgCATTTGTATTTTACAAATCGAAACCAGATTTATATCTTATCTAAGTAAAAGTAACATCTACGTTTGTCAAAGATTCAAAGCTGCAACATAACtattattaacaacaacagcaaatataACAACAGTCATATTCACCAATATTCAAACTAATTAATGCCAATacgttatacatatttacatgcaactaaataataactaaTACAAAATGCAGCTGATCTTGATGCCATCAAACAATTTCCATAAACTAtacaaaggaaaacaaaacgataaaaatataatgtcaTAAATCATATTGTTATCAAatgtaacatttaaaatgatgAAGAGGAAATTGTAAGAAATGTAGCTTGatttcttcatatttttatatacttatacatattaattattattttgttagtcTGTTTTTCTTATGTTATAgacaatgttttgtttttgtttttaaattttagtttaatttaatctacAGTTATAGAATGATAGTAAAGTAACAAAATGAAGCGCACATTTACAGaaatgaaaaacacaaaaacaacaacaaaacaactatttatgtaaaaatctaaataaacaCGATTTCACTCTATGTACATgtggtaaaaaaaagaaagtcttacatacataaatacatatatgtaaatgtaaaataaatatgaattaaactttgtttttcataattttatgttatggttttttagaaaaatgcCCTTGGTTTACCGTTTCACCAAGTAAAAGGATGCtgggtatataaatattcaatcaGATCAAGGTAACTGCATTTTAGttattatcttatttttttctctactGATTTGCCAGTTAATACAATTTCCTGGGAAAACCCTTTGAAACATTATTTGGAatgacaaaacaaatgttattttaatgttgAATACACTCGAATATATGCACCTCATTTAGACACAAGTATCGGAATCGAGatgcattttccattttataaCAAGACAGTTGTAAACGTAATACCTATGCGCATCTAGATATAAGTAAGATTCAACAGTGTGTTGTATAAAGCTTTAATTCACCTAAATTGAAGAATATAGTAAATGGAATgattgacaaaaattttacatttaataaattgatgaattgattagcttttaaaaagcttaattaagtcaatatatgtgtatttatataagtcCAGCATATGCGTACATAAAAgaataaacagaaaaatgcTCGGCTAGCCGAAATTTATAAGCCCGAGCAGACCAACAAACTACGTTAGAACATTTTCAGGAAATAAAGGGAAATGTGAAAAGAGAGAGGGTTTCTAGGTCATACCTTCAACTATGCTCGTACTTTGATGATGAGAGTATTCATAAAAGATAGAAAATATAACAGAGTTGTTACAGATATGGGCTCTGCAAGGGTTTCGAAAGACTACTTATAACAGAAccaaaaaactgaaactataagaaatgtaaaacattttatttcttatataaaGACACAAACAGCGCACCTTTCCGGTCCGAGATGATAGCCAACAATTTTTACAATGGTTCAGGTCGAGGCGCTGTACATTTTGTATATtcattacatacatacatatatagttttCCGTCCAATGAATTGCATCGGTGAGCAGAGAAACTCCCCATTATTTTAGTTGACATTGACCACATTCATTTCACAGACAAATCCTATGAGCAAAAGATGAATCCTTATTTGGGAGCATACTATCTTTTTGCATTTAgtttatagaattttaattttgtcattcTATTGTGTCTCAGTTATTCACTAATGcattacaaaattttgttttgaaaatcaattcgGCGGTTtcagaaaatgcaaaaattttaagtttcgATTAAAGCAAATTTGTAATCTTGAACTTTACACATTGCACATGCATGTAGTCTACTTGTATTTACGAATACTTAGAACGAGgaacataaacaaaaagaaaatggaaTACATACGgaaaataaacatacaaaaaagaaaaaaaaatttggtttagTTAGCGTTTTGTGCCTTCTAGTGCTCATTAAATCCGTGAAAAACCCCTggcaaacatatttataaatttgcgCTTATAAAcgacaaaatataaattatatatttaagattgTATCATGTTGGATTTGAAATAAATCTAATCATTTCGATTCATTTTCTGTTGTTCTTCATTTTTATGCGTGATCTTAAAGTCCAAtgattatttgaaaatgatctatttgtttgtttcattttttattttgtgtattcAAGTTTTTGGCAGTTTGGATGTAAATATTTAGCTTAACTCAAGCTTAAAATTACTCTATAATAAATGAGCAAGAAATTGatataaatgatataatatACTTAAGTGTATGATTTATATGCAGACATACATAAGTATTCACGAGTATGTACaagtgttttgtatttttatatacaaaattaagaaCTGCAGGCGAAAAGAGCATTCAAGCATAcgataacatttaaattgtacgaatatatgtttgtattctTGTCTAAATAAAGAAACCCAAAAATATAATCCAAATCAAACGAATCGAAATTGATGCGAATTTCGTAAGATGAAACAAgacataataattatgataatgaGTTCAGCTACATACTTTGATTACTTTGCTGGATAGCCATAAATGCTAATGTACTATGCTTATGGCATGCAGACCATGTTttataaaatgcttaaaaagcTAATACATTAATTCAACAAGACAagaacaaaaactaaaaacaaaaaaatctctCCCTTGACGTTGACATTATGTAAAACTAggccattaaaataataaaaaaaaagtaaataaaaaacgaaaaaatatatattataattataatgcgAGTATTCCACATCTTTAGGCTActttataaactttatattgTAAAAATGCAGTCGAGTTAATTGTGAGTTTGATTTAATGATGTTGACGATTATgaatgagaaatatttttaacgtaCATATttctacataaatataaatatttataaaattatatgtaaGAGCTAAAATCCCACATTAAAAAGCGGCATGCTTAATTTAAGTCTTAAGGCAAGCGCACCTCCTTAAACAGGAGTAGGTACACACCtgcacacatatatacaaacattcATATACACATAagtatgtgtttgtatgtatatttgtaagCCTTCCATTGAGTGTAACATTTTCAACTTGTAGCATTTGAATTGATTGacttttttatgaaaatttacaCACAACAAATTGTGGGATTTACACTCAATTGAATCTTTcttatacatacatgcatttgtttgtatgtatgtgcatgtgtgtatgtgggttAGTGCACACATTCGTCATAGAAATCATATTCGAAAGATACAAGTACTAGAAAATGAATTGATTATATTGAGGTGGCAATGGTACTCgtaactaataaattttttagataattaaaaactaaaaaaaaaattacaaaaaaaaatacaaacgaaatgaaaatgaaaaagtatCTATGTACAcctaattatatatatatatatatatgatgtatatatatatatacatatatataaacaatataatataaataaaaatatattaaaaacaattttatatatagttttctTGTAAAAACTGCAGCGATTtctaacaattttatataaaataaacagctCAGCTCTGaatgtttctgtgtgtgtatatggactatatactcgtatacgGTTACAATTGGATTAACAAAAACTCAATATTAGAAATCAGCAGCAGGCTAGCCCCAAAACAGACAGGCGTATGACGCATTAGAGTGAACCAAggatcaattttatttcatattgtgttctttttttggaaatattttattatatttaaatattatatgttttgttGTATCTTTTccgttttaattttacatattcttttttcaaattatttttaatttaaatcaatttttccctatgttattatattttaaaattatatgatatatatgatataacatatgacattaaataaattatagcttataactttcaaatacaaaatgcttaaaaaaaaacattaggttgaaaaattttaaattatagaacagagtatctattttattattatgatatttttgaaaagttccatcagtaaaaatcaaaaccaaatcgatattaaaataaaccaaaaaaagtgGCCCAGACTAATCATATGTTATATGCATGCCAAGTGGTGTAGTACGAAAATAGGGGACGGAAGCTAGACCAAGCTGAGAAGCCGTATAGTTACCAAAATCAGCTTTCTTGCATTGAACTTGGGCAGGGgcagtatatacatatttcctGAATCTGTTTCCACCTGATGCACGAGCTGTGCACTCGGAAACACGTCATGGTCGTAGCATATTATACCGATCGGGTCCAATGTCGTCTCTATAAACCCATATACTATGGCCGGGGCATGCGCTTTGTTAGCCCCAGTGTCAAAGCCACGGCCAATTGCCTCCCTGAGTCGAATCGAAAGTCGACCAAATATGAAATACCCACAGCCAATGCAGAACATAACGTAACGGACTTTCGTCGAGCCAACAACTTTGCTATCTATCTAAGATATTTATGTCGTCGGAATATAAACTGTGAAAGAACACTATAAAGTGGAATAACCATAATAGGACGATTAATTCGTAACTAAAAGAATTCCCCAAGTCACGGAGCATCGAGAAGGAACTGCAGAACGCGTAAGCGTCCTTAAATCCAGCTAGCATGGAATGCTGTTTATCGGAAGAAGCCAAGGAACAAAAACGGATCAATCAGGAAATCGAGAAACAACTGCGCCGTGACAAAAGAGATGCGCGCAGAGAACTTAAACTTCTTTTATTAGGTGAGTTTAAATCTCTAATGAGAATAACCTCAAATTTCAAACATAACATCctctaaaaaatttattgcatttaatttattatgtatatatccAAATTATTGGGGTGTCTTCTTCACAAATagtttagttaattaaaaaacattgcGGATTAATAGCCCGTTGAGGGGTTGAGTCAAAGTAGTTAACATGCTATATTTAAGACAGCAAAATAACagaagtattttattttgtcatgaAAAATaatctcttttgtttttattcataGCTAGATGGTCTTAGTTgatttagctttaaaaatcatttgtaatttttaattaattacttttctaccattatataaataaataataaattattcatttctattatatttttattttggaaaaattttgCGGATTGAATTTAAGTCCGATGATGTATACTCGTATTATATTAGaaaccaataaaaaatttataagaacATATGTAATAACCAAGAAgaggtattttattttgcaaaacaaattatgtggattttttattttctaaaaaaaaacttactgTTTGTAAACTGACTTATATACGAACATGTCTTCCTTAATTTGGAAATCGAAAACCTTTCTTCATATCTCAGGTACTGGCGAGTCGGGAAAGTCAACCTTTATTAAACAGATGCGTATTATTCACGGTAGTGGCTACTCGGACGATGATAAACGTGGCTACATCAAGCTGGTGTTCCAAAACATCTTTATGGCGATGCAGTCCATGATTAAAGCAATGGATATGCTTACAATAGAATATGGTTCTGCTGAGACTAAAGTAAGAACTAAAGTAATAACTGAACCGGTACGATTCggtaaatttttacaaaaacaattgttgcCTTATATtacacaataacaataattttgaatagtaaagttgcttggtcaaaggtctgaccaacttcaaaattttataactttcTCAAAACTCGGAATCGGATTTTGATTACGGATTGGCCTCTTAAGtaattatgcatttaagtaaAGCAATGGGTCCCCCCCCCCCtgtgtttttataaaattcaggATTTTGAAACTGAAGcttaaatttgtaatcaaaCTTATGTCAtagttagtataaaaaacacttaaacaaaaaatgtaaaattgatattttgtaCCGGCACGTACCGGTACAGATACCAGAACCGAAAAGATAAAACCGAAATGAAAACTTTTACTGAAGTGGTTGTTTCGGAACCGAAACCGGAACCGATATTGTTTCGGTTCGGATTTTTCGCTTTGATTTCTGAATTATACGTAATTTactttacttatttcaataagGAACACGCTGAGCTGGTGATGAGCATTGATTACGAATCGGTCACAACATTTGAGGATCCATTTTTGAATGCCATTAAATGTCTTTGGGCGGATGCCGGCATACAGGAATGCTATGACCGCCGAAGAGAATATCAGTTGACGGATTCAGCTAAATAGTGAGTCAAAAATGAGTCCAATCCAAAGAgtcttatttaattgaataagtATTACTACTTAGCTATCTGAGTGATTTAGCGCGCATTGAACTGGCTGATTATTTGCCCACTGAGCAAGATATTCTACGTGCTCGTGTTCCCACAACTGGAATACTTGAGTATCCCTTCGATCTGGATGGCATTGTGTTCAGGTATTTTCCTTGAATATCTTATCAACAACCTGTAtctatatctaaatatttatagaatggTGGATGTTGGCGGACAGCGATCGGAGAGAAGAAAGTGGATTCATTGCTTTGAGAATGTCAcctcaattatatttttggtgGCACTATCGGAATACGATCAAGTCTTGCATGAATCTGATAACGAGGTGAGTATGgctagatttatttattgttgtaccatttaattaaaatatattttagaatcGCATGGAAGAATCAAAAGCTTTGTTTAGTACTATAATTACATACC harbors:
- the LOC117782948 gene encoding guanine nucleotide-binding protein G(q) subunit alpha isoform X1, whose product is MECCLSEEAKEQKRINQEIEKQLRRDKRDARRELKLLLLGTGESGKSTFIKQMRIIHGSGYSDDDKRGYIKLVFQNIFMAMQSMIKAMDMLKISYGVGEHIELADLVMSIDYETVTTFEDPYLNAIKTLWSDAGIQECYDRRREYQLTDSAKYYLMDLDRVAQPDYLPTEQDILRVRVPTTGIIEYPFDLEEIRFRMVDVGGQRSERRKWIHCFENVTSIIFLVALSEYDQILFESDNENRMEESKALFRTIITYPWFQNSSVILFLNKKDLLEEKIMYSHLVDYFPEYDGPQRDAIAAREFILRMFVDLNPDSEKIIYSHFTCATDTENIRFVFAAVKDTILQSNLKEYNLV
- the LOC117782948 gene encoding G protein alpha q subunit isoform X2, whose amino-acid sequence is MECCLSEEAKEQKRINQEIEKQLRRDKRDARRELKLLLLGTGESGKSTFIKQMRIIHGSGYSDDDKRGYIKLVFQNIFMAMQSMIKAMDMLKISYGVGEHIELADLVMSIDYETVTTFEDPYLNAIKTLWSDAGIQECYDRRREYQLTDSAKYYLMDLDRVAQPDYLPTEQDILRVRVPTTGIIEYPFDLEEIRFSYLNDIKRIEQTDYLPTQQDILSARVPTTGIHQYHFNLSPNTFRMVDVGGQRSERRKWIHCFENVTSIIFLVALSEYDQILFESDNENRMEESKALFRTIITYPWFQNSSVILFLNKKDLLEEKIMYSHLVDYFPEYDGPQRDAIAAREFILRMFVDLNPDSEKIIYSHFTCATDTENIRFVFAAVKDTILQSNLKEYNLV
- the LOC117783286 gene encoding G protein alpha q subunit produces the protein MECCLSEEAKEQKRINQEIEKQLRRDKRDARRELKLLLLGTGESGKSTFIKQMRIIHGSGYSDDDKRGYIKLVFQNIFMAMQSMIKAMDMLTIEYGSAETKEHAELVMSIDYESVTTFEDPFLNAIKCLWADAGIQECYDRRREYQLTDSAKYYLSDLARIELADYLPTEQDILRARVPTTGILEYPFDLDGIVFRMVDVGGQRSERRKWIHCFENVTSIIFLVALSEYDQVLHESDNENRMEESKALFSTIITYPWFQNSSIILFLNKKDLLEEKIMYSHVIDYFPEFDGPKQDHAAAKQFVLKKYLACNPDPERQCYSHFTTATDTENIKLVFCAVKDTIMQNALKEFNLG